A genomic stretch from Rhodobacterales bacterium HKCCA1288 includes:
- a CDS encoding leucine--tRNA ligase: protein MSRYDPSQIEEKWQQAWDAAAIFQAKRDPAREKYYVLEMFPYPSGRIHIGHVRNYTMGDVIARFKSSTGFNVLHPMGWDAFGMPAENAAMENGGHPADWTYQNIDTMRGQMKPLGLSIDWDREFATCDPEYYGQQQALFLDMLEQGLVYRKNAVVNWDPVDMTVLANEQVIDGKGWRSGADVERRELTQWFFKISDMADDLLGALDGLDDWPEKVRLMQANWIGKSRGLQFGFELTAPAHGHSTIDVYTTRPDTLMGASFVGISPDHPLAKALEAENAEIAAFCQDCRKGGTTAEALEKAEKKGRDTGLRVRHPLDPSWELPVWIANFILMDYGTGAIFGCPAHDQRDFEFARKFDLPITPVFVAEGAEEAHLAEAFVPTKAERVRYIRGFAGEAVQTGDTAVDAAIDLAEARGWGQGVTKFRLRDWGLSRQRYWGCPIPVVHCATCGVVPEKKENLPIELPRDVSFDIPGNPLDRHPTWRDCACPSCGAPAQRETDTMDTFVDSSWYYARFTAPRAATPTDAAEAEYWMNVDQYIGGIEHAILHLLYSRFFARAMQKTGHLPAKCAEPFNALFTQGMVTHAIYKIKRVQGDLKEPGAKLRSEYLYPEEVILFNDSGKERAVERKFAEDLGLSDSLPEAHRIAVKNGREVEIIPSAKMSKSKRNVVDPVAIIAQYGADTARWFVLSDSPPERDVEWTAAGAEAAFKHLGRVWALSEKIADMPKDAAGSGDQDLLRAMHRAIVDVTNGIESFGFNAAIAKLYAFTNTLAKSNASAAAQREAILTLAQLMSPMTPHLAEEIWARQGGSGLVATAPWPKADEAMLVSDTVTLPIQINGKRRSELTVAKDMPQQEVEKLVLADEAVAKALEGRAPRKLIVVPGRIMNVVI from the coding sequence ATATCGGCCATGTGCGCAATTACACGATGGGTGATGTGATCGCACGCTTCAAATCCTCCACTGGATTTAACGTGCTGCATCCTATGGGGTGGGATGCCTTTGGGATGCCTGCCGAAAATGCCGCAATGGAAAATGGCGGCCACCCTGCCGATTGGACATATCAAAACATCGATACAATGCGCGGCCAGATGAAACCCTTGGGCCTGTCGATTGATTGGGATCGGGAATTTGCCACCTGTGACCCTGAATATTACGGACAGCAACAAGCGCTGTTTCTTGATATGCTAGAGCAGGGTTTGGTCTACCGAAAAAACGCGGTGGTGAATTGGGATCCGGTCGATATGACGGTTCTTGCCAATGAACAGGTCATCGATGGCAAAGGCTGGCGTTCGGGTGCTGACGTAGAACGGCGCGAGTTGACGCAATGGTTCTTTAAAATCTCCGACATGGCCGATGATTTGCTTGGCGCGCTGGATGGTTTAGACGATTGGCCCGAAAAAGTGCGCCTGATGCAAGCGAATTGGATCGGCAAATCCCGCGGGCTGCAATTTGGCTTTGAGCTGACCGCACCTGCGCATGGTCACAGCACGATTGATGTTTACACCACCCGCCCTGATACGCTGATGGGGGCCAGTTTTGTGGGTATCTCCCCCGATCATCCCTTGGCCAAAGCACTCGAAGCAGAAAACGCCGAGATTGCGGCATTCTGCCAAGACTGCCGCAAAGGTGGAACAACTGCCGAAGCCTTGGAAAAGGCCGAGAAAAAGGGCCGCGATACGGGCCTGCGTGTACGCCACCCGCTTGATCCGTCTTGGGAATTGCCCGTTTGGATCGCGAATTTTATTTTGATGGATTATGGCACGGGCGCAATTTTCGGCTGCCCTGCCCATGACCAGCGCGATTTTGAATTTGCGCGCAAGTTCGATCTGCCGATCACCCCTGTTTTTGTGGCCGAGGGCGCGGAAGAAGCCCACTTGGCCGAAGCCTTCGTGCCAACCAAAGCCGAGCGTGTGCGCTATATTCGCGGCTTTGCAGGCGAGGCAGTGCAAACAGGTGACACCGCAGTGGATGCCGCAATTGATCTCGCTGAGGCGAGGGGTTGGGGCCAAGGCGTAACCAAGTTCCGACTGCGCGACTGGGGTTTGAGCCGCCAACGTTATTGGGGCTGTCCAATCCCTGTGGTGCATTGTGCCACCTGCGGGGTTGTTCCAGAGAAAAAGGAAAACCTGCCCATCGAACTGCCGCGCGATGTCAGTTTCGACATTCCAGGCAACCCGCTGGATCGTCACCCGACTTGGCGCGATTGCGCCTGCCCTAGCTGCGGTGCGCCTGCGCAGCGTGAAACCGACACGATGGACACATTCGTGGACAGCTCGTGGTATTACGCCCGCTTCACCGCGCCGCGCGCGGCAACGCCCACCGATGCCGCCGAGGCCGAATATTGGATGAATGTAGATCAATATATCGGCGGGATTGAGCACGCGATTTTGCACCTTCTTTATTCGCGCTTCTTCGCGCGTGCGATGCAAAAGACGGGGCATTTGCCCGCAAAATGCGCCGAGCCGTTCAACGCACTGTTCACGCAGGGGATGGTGACGCATGCAATTTACAAAATAAAGCGTGTGCAGGGTGACTTAAAGGAGCCTGGCGCTAAATTGCGTAGCGAATATCTTTATCCAGAAGAGGTAATCCTGTTCAACGATTCCGGAAAGGAACGAGCAGTAGAACGGAAATTTGCTGAAGACCTAGGGTTGTCCGATAGCCTACCGGAAGCACACAGGATTGCCGTAAAGAACGGCCGCGAGGTTGAGATCATCCCTTCCGCCAAAATGTCGAAATCGAAACGCAACGTGGTCGATCCTGTGGCGATCATAGCCCAATATGGCGCCGATACCGCGCGGTGGTTCGTCCTCTCTGACAGCCCGCCCGAGCGTGATGTGGAATGGACGGCTGCGGGGGCCGAAGCCGCATTTAAACATTTGGGCCGTGTCTGGGCCTTGAGCGAAAAAATCGCGGATATGCCGAAAGATGCGGCAGGCTCAGGCGATCAAGACCTACTGCGCGCCATGCATCGCGCCATTGTTGATGTGACAAACGGCATTGAAAGCTTTGGCTTTAATGCGGCGATCGCCAAACTTTATGCCTTTACCAACACTTTGGCGAAATCGAACGCCTCGGCCGCCGCACAGCGTGAGGCGATCCTGACCTTGGCGCAGCTCATGTCACCAATGACCCCACATTTGGCCGAAGAAATTTGGGCGCGTCAGGGCGGGTCTGGTTTGGTAGCTACCGCACCGTGGCCCAAAGCCGATGAGGCGATGTTGGTGTCCGATACCGTCACCTTACCCATCCAGATCAACGGCAAACGCCGCTCGGAACTGACTGTTGCGAAAGATATGCCGCAACAAGAGGTTGAAAAATTGGTTCTGGCGGATGAGGCTGTGGCGAAGGCGCTTGAAGGTCGCGCGCCCCGCAAGCTGATTGTTGTGCCAGGGCGGATTATGAATGTCGTTATTTAA